A genomic region of bacterium contains the following coding sequences:
- a CDS encoding DUF3592 domain-containing protein, with the protein MRNPKYPMSKNYKKPSSVETFFGVIGIVLIGLFSLLVASKIYSWYLPSPETASSLKRLTAFLFFPLYLAIILPLLIGYFLAVAAIKKMFGLGPWSADRGLERPQGEVKDDRKGRPSTLPYWLMVILLGGLFLAGLYFIVQDMLIRHFPGEDWVIIVFALLILGIPATIGILRIREIKKGVPQPPNGSQARKPLPPGAAALLVGLMVALLLGGGSFMIWRTTEFLKTALPTTGVVTRWIHHSSGRSGYEDLEVCFTTQKGVKLTLESRNRSGLEFLMPNVGQTVKVLYDPTEPADFRVDQFSELWSRPILAFLIALAIIVATVISYRRRKALQAP; encoded by the coding sequence TTGAGAAACCCCAAGTATCCGATGTCCAAGAACTATAAGAAGCCTTCTTCGGTCGAGACCTTTTTCGGGGTCATTGGTATTGTCTTGATCGGCCTTTTCAGCTTGTTGGTGGCTTCAAAGATCTATTCTTGGTATCTCCCTAGCCCCGAAACGGCGAGCTCTCTCAAACGACTTACCGCTTTCCTGTTCTTTCCCCTCTATCTCGCCATCATTCTCCCATTACTGATCGGTTACTTTCTCGCGGTCGCTGCGATCAAAAAGATGTTCGGGTTGGGGCCTTGGTCGGCGGATCGGGGCTTGGAAAGACCACAGGGTGAGGTGAAGGATGACCGCAAGGGTAGGCCTTCCACTCTCCCTTATTGGCTGATGGTGATCCTCTTAGGCGGTCTTTTCCTTGCCGGCCTTTATTTCATCGTTCAAGACATGCTGATACGCCATTTCCCAGGGGAAGATTGGGTGATCATCGTTTTTGCGTTATTGATCCTGGGTATCCCCGCGACGATCGGGATCTTGAGGATCCGGGAGATCAAAAAAGGGGTGCCCCAGCCGCCGAATGGGAGCCAAGCCCGGAAACCCCTGCCCCCTGGGGCGGCGGCCCTCCTGGTCGGGCTCATGGTGGCCCTTCTTCTGGGTGGTGGAAGTTTTATGATCTGGCGTACGACCGAATTCTTGAAGACGGCCCTTCCCACGACCGGGGTCGTGACCCGGTGGATCCATCATTCCAGCGGCCGTTCGGGCTACGAGGACCTTGAGGTCTGCTTTACGACGCAAAAAGGTGTGAAACTCACTTTGGAAAGCAGGAATCGCTCGGGCTTGGAGTTCTTGATGCCCAATGTCGGCCAGACGGTCAAAGTCCTTTATGACCCGACGGAACCGGCCGATTTCAGGGTGGACCAATTCTCGGAACTTTGGTCCCGGCCGATCTTGGCTTTCTTGATCGCCTTGGCCATTATCGTGGCGACCGTCATTAGCTACAGAAGGCGCAAAGCGCTCCAAGCCCCCTAA